TGCACCACCCGGATGCAAACCGGCGTCGGACGCCCGCAGTTCAGCGCCGTGCTCGAGTGCGCCGAGGCGGCCAGGGCGCTGGGCCGCTCGATCTGGGCCGACGGCGGGGTGCGCCACCCCCGCGACATCGCCCTCGCCCTGGCCGCCGGGGCCGGCTCGGTGATGATCGGCTCCTGGTTCGCCGGCACCCACGAGAGCACCGGGGACCTGCTGAGCGACGCCCAGGGCCGCAGCTACAAGGAGTCCTTCGGGATGGCCTCGGCGCGCGCGGTCAAGAACCGCACCAGGAGCGCCTCGGGCTACGACCGCGCGCTGGCCGGCCTGTTCGAGGAGGGCATCTCCTCCTCGCGGATGTACCTCGACCCGGATCGTCCAGGCGTGGAGGACCTGCTGGACTTCATCACCTCCGGCGTCCGCTCCAGCTGCACCTACGTCGGCGCCCGCTCGCTGGCGGAGTTCGCCGAGCTGGCCGTGGTCGGCGTCCAGTCCCGCTCCGGCTACGACGAGGGACGTCCGCTGCACGCCAGCTGGTGAGCCCGCTGCGCTCCCGCGGACGGGCTGGACGCCGCGGGGCGCGTGAGCGGCCAGAACACCCCTGAGGGGTCCCGCACGGGCTGCGTGCGTCCTACAGTGAGCGCATGTGCCGCAACATCCGGACCCTGCACAACTTCGAGCCCCCGGCCTCGTCGGAGGAGGTGCACGCCGCCGCCCTGCAGTACGTCCGCAAGGTGGCCGGCACCACCAAGCCGTCCCAGGCCAACGCCGCGGCCTTCGAACGGGCCGTGCACGAGATCGCCCACATCACCGAGCACCTGCTGGAGGAGCTGACCACCTCGGCACCGGCGAAGAACCGCGAGGAGGAGGCTGCCAAGGCGCGGGCGCGCTCGGCAGCCCGCTACGCCTCCTGACCCCAGGCGGCAGCCGGCGTCACGCGTCCCCGGGGCGTCGAGACGGGGCGACCGCCGCCACGGCGCGGAACCCACCCGGACGCACGACAGCGGGGCACCCCCGAAGGAGTGCCCCGCTGCTGCGTCCGGGTGGTCGGCGCTCAGTGCGCGTAGTCGCCCTTGTAGTACTGGTAGACCCAGCCGGCGATGGCCCACAGACCCAGGCCCATACCGAGGATGGTCAGCCACCAGCCGAAGACCGGGCCGAGGAGGGTGATCATCAGCATCACCGCGCAGACCACCGGCCAGGCGCTCCGCGGCGGGAAGAACCCGAGCTCGCCGGCGCCCTCCACGATGTCGGCCTCGAGCCGGTCCTCCGGACGCTCGTCGTGCTTGAGCGCCGTGACCAGCAGGTAGGCCAGCAGCATGGTCGACAGGCCGAAGGTCAGCACCAGGGCCACCGAGCCGGTGATCTCCAGGCTGAGCACCCAGTAGACCGGGATGACGGCCAGGAAGAACAGCTCCAGGACCACGAAGATCCGCAGCTCCGCGAGCAGGGCCAACGGACCGCCGTCGCTCTTGAGCCCCAGACCGAGGAAGGTCAGGCCGAGCGCCAGCGAGGACAGCCCGGCAGCCAGCACGGCCGGCCACTTCGTCATCTCGGTGCCCAGCACCAGCCACATCACCAGCGACCAGACGATGTAGCCGACACCGAGGACCCCGAACCAGGCGGACTCCTGGACCAGCGGCTTCTTCAGCGCGTCCATCAGCGCTCCTCCCCCTTGGCGTAGGAGTTCGCACCGGGCAGCGTGCTGTCGGGTGACGTCCCCTCGACCCGGTTCTTCAGCTCACCGACACGACCCGCGTCGGCACCGGCGTCGATCAGCTCGTCGGCGTCGGCACCCACCGCGGCGTACTCGGTGAGGGCGATCTCGGGGTGGTGCAGGTCGAAGGCCGGCGAGTCCGAGCGGACCTGCGGGAGCTTCTCGAAGTTGTGCCGCGGCGGCGGGCACGAGGTGGCCCACTCCAGCGAGCGTCCCCAGCCCCAGGGGTCGTCCACGACGACCTTCGGGGCGCGGCGGGTGATCCAGACGTTCCAGATGAAGGGCAGGAACGACAGGGCCAGCACGAAGGAGCCGAAGGTGGAGACCTGGTTGAGGAAGGTCAGGCCCTCCTCGGGACGGTAGTCGGCGTAGCGCCGCGTCATGCCCGCCGCACCCAGCCAGTGCTGGACGAGGAAGGTGACGTGGAAGCCGATCATCGTCATCCAGAAGTGGATCTTGCCCAGCCGCTCGTTGAGCATCTTGCCGGTGAACTTGGGCCACCAGAAGTAGAAGCCGGCGAACGTCGCGAACACGATGGTGCCGAAGAGCACGTAGTGGAAGTGCGCGACCACGAAGTAGGTGTCCGACACCGGGAAGTCCAGCGGCGGGCTGGCCAGGATGATGCCGGTCAGACCACCGAAGAGGAACGTGGTGAGGAAGCCGAAGGCCCACACCATGGGCGTGTCGAACGTGATCGACCCGCCCCAGAGCGTGCCGATCCAGTTGAAGAACTTCACCCCGGTGGGCACCGCGATGAGGAACGTCATGAAGGAGAAGAACGGCAGGTTGACCGCCCCGGTGACGAACATGTGGTGGGCCCACACCGCCATCGACAGCACACCGATGGCCAGGGTGGCGGCGACCAGTCCGACGTAGCCGAAGACCGGCTTGCGGCTGAACACCGGGAGGATCTCGGTGATGATGCCGAAGAACGGCAGCGCCACGATGTAGACCTCGGGGTGGCCGAAGAACCAGAACATGTGCTGCCACAGCAGCGGACCGCCGTTGGCCGCGTCGAACACGTGGGTGCCGAGGTTGCGGTCGCTGAGCAGGACCAGCAGGCCGACACCGAGCACCGGGAAGGCGATGATCGCCAGCATCGAGGTGACCAGGATGTTCCAGGTGAAGATGGGCATCCGGAACATGGTCAGACCGGGCACCCGCATCGTGAAGATGGTGGTGATGAAGTTGACCGAGCCGAGGATCGAGGACAGACCGCTCATGTAGAGCCCGACGATCCAGAGGTCGGCCCCCACCCCCGGGGAGTTCGCGCCGTCGCTGAGCGGGACGTAGGCCGTCCAGCCGAAGCCGGCGCCGCCGTCGGGGCTCAGGAAGCCCGAGCAGGCCACCAGGCCGCCGAGCAGGAAGAGCCAGAAGGAAAAGGCGTTGAGCCGCGGGAACGCGACGTCGGGCGCCCCGATCTGCAGCGGCATGATCGCGTTCGCGAACGCGGAGAACATCGGCGTCGCGAAGAACAGCAGCATGATCGTGCCGTGCATCGTGAAGAACTGGTTGTACCGCTCGTACTGCAGGTACTGCAGACCCGGGAACGCCAGCTCCGCGCGGATGCCCAGCGCCAGCAGCCCGCCGAGTGCGAAGAACACCAGCGACGCGGCGAAGTACATGTTGCCGATCAGCTTGTGGTCGGTGGTGGTCAGGCAGCGCCAGACCATCGCCCCCAGCCGTCGGCTCGCCCGCTCGGGGACGACGGTGGACTCACCAGCCACCCGTTCCGCGACGCTCATTCGCCCTCACCCTCTCCTGACGCCTCGCCCTCCTGGGGCGCGAGCTTGGGAGCAACCACCGTCTGGCTGCCGTAGTTCGTGCCCACGTTGCCGCGGGCCTCGAGGCCCTGGAGGTAGGCCTCGTACTCCTCGGCGCTGACGATGTGCACCTTGAAGATCATCGCCGCGTGGTAGGTGCCGCAGAGCTCGGCGCACTTGCCGATGAACTCGCCCTCCTGCGTGGGCGTCATGGTGAAGCTGTTCGGCTTGCCCGGGATGACGTCCATCTTGAAGTAGAAGGACGGGACCCAGAAGGAGTGGATGACGTCGGGGGAGGTCAGGTTGAAGCGCACCGACTCCCCGACCGGCAGGTACAGGTCGGGCGAGGAGTTGATGGTGCCCGACTCCCAGACGTCGGTGCCGCCGCCCTGGCTGAGGGACTCGCGGTAGTTGAACGTCCAGGACCACTTCTGGCCGACCACGTCGATGGTCCGGGCGGTCTCCAGGGACTCGCCCTGCTGCGCCGAGGCCTCGTCGCCGTCCCAGTTGCCGGCCAGCACCTTGTTCTGGGTCTGGACGGTGAAGACGAAGAGGACACCCACGATCAGCAGCGGGGTGAGGGTGTAGAGGATCTCCATCGGCAGGTTGTAGCGGCTCTGCCGGGGGGCGTCGGTGCCGGAGGCCCGGCGGTGACGGCGGTACCGGATGCCGGCGTAGCCAATCAGGCCCCAGACGAAGACACCGACCGCCAGGGCGGCGATCCAGCTGCCGTTCCAGAAGTCGCCCACGAAGGGGGCCCGGTCGCTGGCCGGTACGGGCATGCCGAGCCGACGCCACTGCTCCGTCGTCTCCGCGCTGCACCCGCTCAGCAGCGTCGCCGTGCCGACCGCGGCCAGGGCGACCCGCGCCCAGCGGCCAGGTCGAGCCGTGCTCCTCAGACCCACGTCACACCCTTCCGTCCTCCGGGTCGGGACCGACCCATCACGCCCGGCAACCCTAACGCACGATCCCGGCCCGGCCACGCCGGGAGCACGGGGTGCGAAGGGAGTCGGGCACCGTCACCCGGCATTCGTCCGCAGGGCCTCCCCCGGACGCGACGACGCCCCCGGACCTGGGGTCCGGGGGCGTCGTCGAGGAGCTCAGTTGAAGCTGTCACCGCAGGCGCAGGAGCCCGTGGCGTTGGGGTTGTCGATGGTGAAGCCCTGCTTCTCGATGGTGTCGACGAAGTCGATGGTGGCCCCCATCAGGTAGGGCGCGCTCATCCGGTCCGTGACGACATTCACACCCGAGAAGTCGGCCCGGACGTCCCCGTCGAGCTCGCGCTCGTCGAAGAAGAGCTGGTAGCGCAGACCCGAGCAGCCGCCGGGCTGGACGGCGATGCGCAGGGCCAGGTCGTCGCGCTCGGCACCGGCCAGCAGCGCACGCACCTTGGTGGCGGCGCCGTCGGTCAGGGCGACACCCTCGGGGGTCTCGGTGGTGGTGGTCCCGGCGTTCACGTCGGTAGTGGTCATGTCACGCTCCGTAGCGGTCGAGGTCGGCTCCGTCTGGGCCAACACGAGTCGATCCGAATCTGTTCCTGCAGTCTACGGCCCCGCGCGGGGCCGGCCAACCGCCGGCACCGTGGACGGCGGGTGGGGTCAACCGGCGAGCTCGGCGTCGCTGGCGGAGAAGGTGTCGCAGGCCCCGACCCCCTGGGACACGCCGCGCTGGAACCAGGTGACCCGCTGCTCGCTGGAGCCGTGCGTCCAGGTCTCGGGCTGGACCTGGCCCTGGGTCTGCTGCTGGATCCGGTCGTCGCCGATGGCCTCGGCGGCGTCGATGGCGTCGCGGAGCTGGTCCTCGGTCACCGGCTCCAGCCGGGTCCGGCCCTGGTCGTCGGTGATGGTGGAGGCGGCGCCCACCCAGGCCCCGGCGTAGCAGTCGGCCTGCAGCTCCAGCCGGACGCCGTCCGAGGTCGGCCCGGTCCGGCTGCGGTCCAGCTGGTCCATGGTGCCGGTGAGCTCCTGGATGTGGTGCCCCCACTCGTGGGCCACGACGTAGAGCTGGGCCAGCGGGCCGGCCGAGGCCCCGAAGCGGGAGCGGAGCTCGTCGTAGAAGGAGGTGTCGATGTAGACCGTCTGGTCCGGCGGGCAGTAGAAGGGGCCGACGGCGCTGGTGGCGTTGCCGCAGCGGGTGCTGACGGACTGGCTGAACAGCACCATCTCCGGCGCGGTGTAGCCGTCCAGCTGGGTGGCCCAGAAGTCGTCCAGCGACGTCGCCGCCGCCTGCATCCGGCAGTCGACGTCGGCGTTGGCGTCCTCGCCGGTGAGGCACCGCTCCAGCGCCTGGTCCTCGACCGGGGCCGGCCCGGCCCCGCCGCCGCCCTGCACCACGCCGGTGAGGTCGACGCCGGTGAGCTGGGAGATCAGCAGCACCACCAGCACGACCCCGATGCTGCCGCCGCCGACCCCCATCCCCACGTTGCGACCGCGCTTGCTGACGCGGCCGCCGCGGATGTCGGAGTCGGGGTTGAACGTCATGGAGGGGAGGCTAGCGGCCGGCCGACGACCCCACCGCCCACGAGCGCCCGACGCGAAGGGCGAGTGCCTCCAGGCCGTCGGGGTCCACCACGGGCTCCTGACCGACCAGCGGGACGGGCCCGAGGGCGTGCGCGGACTCCACACCCATCAGCCGGGTCTCGCGGGCGCCGATCTGCACCGAACCGGCCAGCACCACGCACGGCCGGGACGTCGCCGCGGCCCAGCCGGCCACCGCCTGCACCTCCGGCCCGCCGCGGTGGGCGAAGTCGAACCCGGTGCACGTGGTCACCACGACGTCGGCGGCCGCGACCGTCTGCTGCAGGTGGGCCTCCTCCGCCAGCCAGTCCGTGCCGGTGACCAGCGACCCGCCGAGGGCGAGCACGGCGAAGCCGCAGCCCCCCGCCGCGCCGGCGCCGCGGACGCCGACCACCTCAGGGGCCTGCTCACGGGCGAAGCGCTCGAGCTCGGCGTCCAGCTCGACCAGCAGGGCCTGGTCGGGGGTCGTGGCCGTGGCGTGGCCGCGCAGCGCCGTGGTGCCGCGGAGCCCGAGCAGCGCCGTCGTGGTCTCCCCCGGCGCCACCACCGCCACCAGCCTCGTCCCGGCCAGCCGCTCGCGCGCCGCGCCGAGACCGCCGAGCTCGTCCAGCAGACCCCGCCCGGCGTCGTGGGACCACACCGAGGTCAGGTCCAGCACCACCGAGCGCGGGGCCGGGCGGTCGGCCAGCACCGCCGCGAGGGCCCGTCCCAGCAGGTGGCTCCCCGGACGGTCCTCCAGGGCGGGCGGTGGGCCCGGCGGGGTCTCGGGGGCGACCACGACGCCTCCCCCGGCCCGGGCCGTCACCAGCACCGCGTCGTCGTCGGCCAGCAGGGCGACGTCGGCACGCCACAGGTAGGCGGCGGCCGCGACCAGGTCCGGCCCACCGGCCGCCAGCGGGACCACCACGAGCTCGCTGCCCGGCGCCGCCCGCAGCCAGCCGCGGGCCACCGCACCACCGGCCTCGGCGGCCGCGATCCCGGCCACCCCCGCGCTCGCCACCAGGACCCTCACCCGCCCATCCTCCCACCGCGGCGACGGGACGCGGATCAGCCCGATGAGCCGGCCGGCTCCGACGGGTCCACCCAGGCATGACCCGACACGTCGTGATCGCCCTGCCCACCGCGGACCGCTCCGCCGCGCACACCTTCTACGGCGCGGGCCTCGGCCTGCCCACCCCCGGACCGCTCGCCGATGACGGGGTCCCCGAACCGCTCGAGGTCGAGCTCACCGAGGGCTGTCGGCTGATGCTGGTCCCCACCGGCGGTTTCGGCTGGGTGACCGGCGGGCGCACCGTGGCCGCGCCCGGCACCGTCGAGTGCCTGGTCACCCTCCCCGTGGACGACCCGGAGGGGGTCGACCGCCTGCTCGCGCGGGCCCGCGCGGCCGGGGCCGAGGTGGTGTCGGAACCGGGCCAGCAGCCCTGGGGGTACGCCGCCACGTTCGCCGACCTCGACGGCCACCTGGTCGAGCTGGTCGCGGCGCCCGGCTGATCCCGGGGGCGTCGGAGCGGACGCGACCACCGGCGACGGGGCGGAGGAGGTAGGAAGGACCGGTGACCACCTTCGACCGCGTCCCCGCCCTGACCCGCCCCGACCTCCTGGCCGAGCCGACCCTGCGTGCTCTCCGGTCCCTCGACGCCGACACCGCCGCCCGGTTCGAGGTCGCCGAGATCGACCCCGCCCTGGCCGACACCGAGGCGCTCTGCCGCGCCTTCGACCTGCCGCTGGAGGCCTCGGCCAACTGCGTGCTGGTCACCGGGAAGCGGGCCGGTGAGCTGCGCCCGGCCGCGGTGGTGGTGCAGGCCAGCCGCCGGGCGGACGTCAACGGGGCCGTCCGCCGCCACCTGGACGTCCGCAAGATCAGCTTCACCGCCCACGAGGAGGCGACCAGCGGCTCCGGCATGGAGTACGGCGGGATCACCCCGGTGGGCCTGCCCGGGGACTGGCCGCTGCTGGTGGACGAGGGCGTGGTCGCGGAGGCCGAGGTGGTGATCGGCTCAGGGCTGCGCCGCTCGAAGCTCTTCGTGCCCGGCGCGGTGCTCGGCCGGCTGCCGGGGGCGACGGTGCTGCCGCTGGCCCAGTAGGGCCGGGGACGACGCTGCCGCCGACCCCCGCAGGGGTCGGCGGCAGCCGGGTCTCGTCGGGTGGGACGTGCTCAGCCGGGGATGAGCCCCTCACCGGAGGTGTTGTCGGCCAGCCACTCCCGCACCTCGTGCAGGGTCGCCTCGGCGTCGGGGAGGATCAGGTCGGAGTCGGCCAGGGAGTCGTCGGGGACGGGGGTGCCGACCCGGCGGACCTCGGCCAGCAGCCCGGTCAGGGCCCGGGTGAGCTCGGTCTCGTCACCGCTGTCGACGGCGGTCTCGATCTCCTCGTCGTGGGCGTTGAGGGCCGCGAAGGCGCTCTCGTCCAGCGTCCACTGGCCCTCGTTCAGGATCCGGACGATCATCGCAGCCCCTCCTGCCCGGGAGCCGGCTGGGTGCTCGGTGCCTGGTAGGTCTCGAACCCGCCCTGCTGCTGCGGCCGGGCCTCGCCCTGGGGCGCGTTCTCGATGGCCGGGGCCGACGCGCTGCGGCCGGTGCCGAGCGAGGCCCTCATGGCCGCCAGCTCGTCCTCGACCTGGGAGGTGGAGGCCAGGGCGTCCAGCTCGCGGGTGATGTCGTCGTTCGGGCCGGTGGTGGGGTCGTCCAGCACCCCGCTGGCCAGCAGCTCGTCCATCGCCCCGGCACGGGCCTGCATCTGCGCGGTCTTGTCCTCGGCGCGCTGGATGGCCATGCCGACGTCGC
The sequence above is a segment of the Auraticoccus monumenti genome. Coding sequences within it:
- the ctaD gene encoding aa3-type cytochrome oxidase subunit I; the encoded protein is MSVAERVAGESTVVPERASRRLGAMVWRCLTTTDHKLIGNMYFAASLVFFALGGLLALGIRAELAFPGLQYLQYERYNQFFTMHGTIMLLFFATPMFSAFANAIMPLQIGAPDVAFPRLNAFSFWLFLLGGLVACSGFLSPDGGAGFGWTAYVPLSDGANSPGVGADLWIVGLYMSGLSSILGSVNFITTIFTMRVPGLTMFRMPIFTWNILVTSMLAIIAFPVLGVGLLVLLSDRNLGTHVFDAANGGPLLWQHMFWFFGHPEVYIVALPFFGIITEILPVFSRKPVFGYVGLVAATLAIGVLSMAVWAHHMFVTGAVNLPFFSFMTFLIAVPTGVKFFNWIGTLWGGSITFDTPMVWAFGFLTTFLFGGLTGIILASPPLDFPVSDTYFVVAHFHYVLFGTIVFATFAGFYFWWPKFTGKMLNERLGKIHFWMTMIGFHVTFLVQHWLGAAGMTRRYADYRPEEGLTFLNQVSTFGSFVLALSFLPFIWNVWITRRAPKVVVDDPWGWGRSLEWATSCPPPRHNFEKLPQVRSDSPAFDLHHPEIALTEYAAVGADADELIDAGADAGRVGELKNRVEGTSPDSTLPGANSYAKGEER
- a CDS encoding DUF2277 domain-containing protein: MCRNIRTLHNFEPPASSEEVHAAALQYVRKVAGTTKPSQANAAAFERAVHEIAHITEHLLEELTTSAPAKNREEEAAKARARSAARYAS
- the ypfJ gene encoding KPN_02809 family neutral zinc metallopeptidase translates to MTFNPDSDIRGGRVSKRGRNVGMGVGGGSIGVVLVVLLISQLTGVDLTGVVQGGGGAGPAPVEDQALERCLTGEDANADVDCRMQAAATSLDDFWATQLDGYTAPEMVLFSQSVSTRCGNATSAVGPFYCPPDQTVYIDTSFYDELRSRFGASAGPLAQLYVVAHEWGHHIQELTGTMDQLDRSRTGPTSDGVRLELQADCYAGAWVGAASTITDDQGRTRLEPVTEDQLRDAIDAAEAIGDDRIQQQTQGQVQPETWTHGSSEQRVTWFQRGVSQGVGACDTFSASDAELAG
- a CDS encoding cytochrome c oxidase subunit 4 encodes the protein MDALKKPLVQESAWFGVLGVGYIVWSLVMWLVLGTEMTKWPAVLAAGLSSLALGLTFLGLGLKSDGGPLALLAELRIFVVLELFFLAVIPVYWVLSLEITGSVALVLTFGLSTMLLAYLLVTALKHDERPEDRLEADIVEGAGELGFFPPRSAWPVVCAVMLMITLLGPVFGWWLTILGMGLGLWAIAGWVYQYYKGDYAH
- a CDS encoding YbaK/EbsC family protein, with amino-acid sequence MTTFDRVPALTRPDLLAEPTLRALRSLDADTAARFEVAEIDPALADTEALCRAFDLPLEASANCVLVTGKRAGELRPAAVVVQASRRADVNGAVRRHLDVRKISFTAHEEATSGSGMEYGGITPVGLPGDWPLLVDEGVVAEAEVVIGSGLRRSKLFVPGAVLGRLPGATVLPLAQ
- the pspAA gene encoding PspA-associated protein PspAA, which translates into the protein MIVRILNEGQWTLDESAFAALNAHDEEIETAVDSGDETELTRALTGLLAEVRRVGTPVPDDSLADSDLILPDAEATLHEVREWLADNTSGEGLIPG
- the ctaC gene encoding aa3-type cytochrome oxidase subunit II is translated as MGLRSTARPGRWARVALAAVGTATLLSGCSAETTEQWRRLGMPVPASDRAPFVGDFWNGSWIAALAVGVFVWGLIGYAGIRYRRHRRASGTDAPRQSRYNLPMEILYTLTPLLIVGVLFVFTVQTQNKVLAGNWDGDEASAQQGESLETARTIDVVGQKWSWTFNYRESLSQGGGTDVWESGTINSSPDLYLPVGESVRFNLTSPDVIHSFWVPSFYFKMDVIPGKPNSFTMTPTQEGEFIGKCAELCGTYHAAMIFKVHIVSAEEYEAYLQGLEARGNVGTNYGSQTVVAPKLAPQEGEASGEGEGE
- a CDS encoding VOC family protein, whose translation is MTRHVVIALPTADRSAAHTFYGAGLGLPTPGPLADDGVPEPLEVELTEGCRLMLVPTGGFGWVTGGRTVAAPGTVECLVTLPVDDPEGVDRLLARARAAGAEVVSEPGQQPWGYAATFADLDGHLVELVAAPG
- a CDS encoding HesB/IscA family protein encodes the protein MTTTDVNAGTTTTETPEGVALTDGAATKVRALLAGAERDDLALRIAVQPGGCSGLRYQLFFDERELDGDVRADFSGVNVVTDRMSAPYLMGATIDFVDTIEKQGFTIDNPNATGSCACGDSFN
- a CDS encoding glycerate kinase, translated to MRVLVASAGVAGIAAAEAGGAVARGWLRAAPGSELVVVPLAAGGPDLVAAAAYLWRADVALLADDDAVLVTARAGGGVVVAPETPPGPPPALEDRPGSHLLGRALAAVLADRPAPRSVVLDLTSVWSHDAGRGLLDELGGLGAARERLAGTRLVAVVAPGETTTALLGLRGTTALRGHATATTPDQALLVELDAELERFAREQAPEVVGVRGAGAAGGCGFAVLALGGSLVTGTDWLAEEAHLQQTVAAADVVVTTCTGFDFAHRGGPEVQAVAGWAAATSRPCVVLAGSVQIGARETRLMGVESAHALGPVPLVGQEPVVDPDGLEALALRVGRSWAVGSSAGR